A genomic region of Saccopteryx bilineata isolate mSacBil1 chromosome 1, mSacBil1_pri_phased_curated, whole genome shotgun sequence contains the following coding sequences:
- the MRPS10 gene encoding small ribosomal subunit protein uS10m, which yields MATRTALGAVCRCLWQSRRDFFVNSSKSSASRTGGFLLTTSMKWIQFSSLHVDIPKDLTKPAITTSDEPDTLYKRLSVLVKGHDKAVLDSYEYFAVLAAKELGISIKVHEPPRKIERFTLLKSVHIFKKHRVQYEMRTLYRCFELKHLTGSTANVYLEYIQRNLPEGVAMEVTKTKVERLPEHIKEPIWKTMPEGKEESKS from the exons ATGGCGACAAGAACAGCGCTCGGGGCCGTGTGCCGGTGTCTCTGGCAG aGTCGAAGGGATTTTTTTGTCAACAGTTCTAAGAGCAGTGCATCCAGAACTGGTGGCTTTCTTCT CACTACCAGTATGAAGTGGATACAGTTTTCAAGCCTGCACGTTGATATCCCCAAGGATTTGACCAAGCCTGCA ataaCCACTTCAGACGAACCAGACACGTTATATAAGCGCCTGTCAGTTTTGGTGAAAGGCCACGATAAGGCTGTGTTGGACAGTTACGAGTATTTTGCTGTGCTTGCTGCTAAAGAACTTGGTATCTCTATTAAAGT ACATGAACCTCCAAGAAAAATAGAGCGATTTACACTTCTCAAATCAGTTCATattttcaagaagcacagagtacaGTATGAAATGAGAACGCTTTATAGATGTTTCGAG TTAAAACATCTAACCGGAAGTACAGCAAATGTCTACTTGGAATACATTCAGCGAAACTTACCTGAAGGAGTTGCCATGGAAGTTACAAAG acaAAAGTGGAACGCTTACCAGAACACATCAAGGAGCCAATCTGGAAGACgatgccagagggaaaagaagagagcaaGTCGTAA